A single window of Pontibacillus chungwhensis DNA harbors:
- a CDS encoding SPOR domain-containing protein, which translates to MDKHNKISVRINGEDTYLERDHEGKEKKVKAQKVKDELFVAKEEQASAIEEWMEEQEKKKQTGEDEDEEEIPVIERSYPSKKRSFSLPSEMKQLLIAAASAILVGTVIGFIMIRIFGGIDGTADNAQPAMPALQTGAAQNGEGTAAGGTAQAIAFPDVSAFVVQAGIFSTEEKAKTWSQNLSDKGLEGFIWPRDGQFYLFAGVASSKENGEKIATYLKDQGFETFVKEWHVASGERKVAQAEGKWIHSGMESWKGILPITTSLMDTGGGAVSDVTSKVKAWKQAIPNEASERTAPIQEGFNQFGKAAETFQQNKSTQGLWNMQTSMLSIWYAYEQYMK; encoded by the coding sequence GTGGACAAGCACAATAAGATCTCCGTTCGCATTAATGGAGAGGATACCTATCTTGAACGAGACCATGAAGGAAAAGAGAAGAAGGTAAAAGCCCAGAAAGTAAAAGATGAGCTGTTCGTCGCAAAAGAAGAGCAGGCATCTGCTATAGAAGAATGGATGGAGGAGCAAGAGAAGAAGAAACAAACAGGGGAAGATGAGGACGAAGAAGAAATTCCGGTCATTGAGCGGAGCTATCCATCTAAGAAACGATCGTTCTCGCTGCCATCTGAAATGAAACAATTACTCATAGCGGCTGCCTCAGCTATTCTGGTTGGAACAGTGATTGGTTTTATTATGATCCGTATCTTCGGGGGGATCGATGGTACAGCAGACAATGCTCAACCTGCCATGCCTGCTCTTCAGACTGGTGCCGCTCAAAATGGGGAAGGAACCGCTGCAGGCGGAACCGCTCAGGCCATTGCTTTCCCTGACGTCTCTGCTTTTGTGGTACAGGCGGGAATTTTCTCGACGGAGGAGAAAGCAAAGACATGGTCGCAGAACCTCTCTGATAAGGGTCTTGAAGGATTTATTTGGCCGAGAGATGGTCAGTTTTATTTATTCGCAGGCGTTGCGTCCTCAAAGGAGAACGGGGAGAAGATTGCGACCTATTTGAAAGATCAGGGGTTTGAGACGTTTGTGAAGGAATGGCACGTCGCAAGTGGGGAACGTAAAGTCGCGCAAGCCGAAGGAAAGTGGATCCATTCGGGTATGGAGTCATGGAAAGGGATCCTTCCTATCACTACATCCTTAATGGACACAGGAGGAGGCGCTGTTTCAGACGTAACATCTAAGGTAAAGGCTTGGAAACAAGCCATACCTAATGAGGCATCAGAGCGAACGGCTCCTATTCAGGAAGGGTTTAATCAGTTTGGCAAGGCAGCAGAAACGTTTCAGCAAAACAAAAGCACGCAAGGATTATGGAATATGCAAACGAGTATGCTGTCCATATGGTATGCTTACGAACAATATATGAAGTAG
- a CDS encoding prepilin peptidase produces MDVLFIIYFLLLGLIIGSFFNVVGLRVPKKQMFDQSRSICQYCKNKLAWYDLVPVLSYTYLKGKCRNCKTKISPLYPIVEAATGFLYAYSFIRFGFSTELIVALLFSSLLVIITVTDLNYMLISNNILLFFLPLLIIGRIISPLEPWWNPIAGGLTGFLLTMIIILVSRGGMGGGDMKLFGVIGIVLGLPGVLLAFFLSTLYGSIISGGLLLFKKIDRKKPVPFGPYIVLGALTTYFFGSSIIEWYLQLF; encoded by the coding sequence ATGGATGTTTTATTTATAATATACTTTTTGCTATTAGGTCTTATTATAGGATCTTTTTTTAACGTGGTAGGTCTAAGAGTACCTAAAAAACAAATGTTTGACCAATCGCGCTCAATTTGTCAGTACTGTAAAAATAAATTAGCTTGGTATGATTTAGTACCAGTCTTATCATATACATATTTGAAAGGTAAATGCCGCAACTGCAAAACAAAAATATCCCCCCTCTACCCGATAGTCGAAGCGGCTACGGGGTTTTTGTATGCATACAGCTTCATACGTTTTGGTTTCTCAACAGAACTAATTGTCGCTCTGCTCTTCTCATCTCTTCTCGTCATTATTACGGTAACGGATCTCAATTATATGCTCATTTCAAACAACATCCTACTCTTTTTCCTACCGCTCCTTATCATAGGACGAATCATCTCTCCACTAGAGCCATGGTGGAACCCGATTGCTGGTGGATTAACTGGCTTCCTTTTAACTATGATTATCATTTTAGTCAGCCGAGGCGGTATGGGCGGGGGAGATATGAAGTTGTTTGGCGTTATTGGCATTGTGCTTGGATTGCCGGGCGTTCTTCTAGCATTCTTTTTATCTACTTTGTACGGATCGATCATTAGCGGAGGGCTTCTTTTATTCAAGAAGATAGATCGGAAAAAGCCTGTTCCCTTTGGTCCTTATATTGTTTTGGGGGCATTGACGACTTATTTCTTCGGTTCCTCTATCATTGAGTGGTATCTTCAATTATTCTAG
- a CDS encoding prepilin-type N-terminal cleavage/methylation domain-containing protein produces MLKKFRQLMNKDEKGFTLVELLAVIVILGIIAAIAIPSIANVVENSKKDAVIRTAEQAVEAYRLMETSEGVDTEKTLEELATAGYLENREGFTGSVTPSTATDADGASTGETTYTVTVSSEKYTVSGDVSSLDRGSVGDVTSSGN; encoded by the coding sequence ATGTTAAAGAAGTTTCGTCAATTGATGAACAAAGATGAGAAAGGTTTCACACTTGTTGAACTACTTGCTGTTATTGTTATTTTAGGGATTATTGCGGCGATTGCGATTCCTAGTATTGCGAATGTTGTTGAGAATAGCAAGAAGGATGCAGTGATTAGGACTGCTGAACAAGCTGTAGAAGCTTATCGTCTGATGGAGACATCTGAAGGAGTGGACACTGAAAAAACTTTAGAAGAACTTGCTACTGCAGGTTATTTAGAGAATAGGGAAGGCTTTACAGGCAGCGTTACGCCTTCTACAGCTACGGATGCTGATGGAGCTTCTACTGGAGAAACGACTTACACAGTAACGGTGTCTAGTGAAAAGTATACTGTTAGTGGAGATGTGTCTTCATTAGATAGAGGTAGTGTAGGTGATGTTACATCTTCAGGAAATTAA
- a CDS encoding type II secretion system F family protein: MAYFKYKARTSKGKMKEGRIKADSKREAVGKLKDDGMTVATINELNSILYKDIQIGSQVKNKEFVIYLRQFATLLESGISLIQSTYILKDQTSSKALQRALTGIAEDLEGGLSFSDAAEKHQKIFPDLFVNMVRAGEAGGNLDEILDRLAAYYEKQYDTRQKVISALAYPLVVLVIAIGIVIFLLSFVVPRFADMFLSFGGDIPPITQFVMSLGEISQKMWWLFIVIPLLAYGVIRYMKQYPRFSYGLDLMKLRIPIFGPLIQKSVLARMTRTMSSLFNSSVPILQAVYITERIVGNKVVESVLKTTRKSLEKGESMAGPMKNHWIFPPLVTQMISVGESSGSLDHMLGKVADFYESELDYATDRIKSLIEPVMIAFLALIVGGIVAAIAIPMFSIFEQIG, encoded by the coding sequence ATGGCTTACTTCAAGTACAAAGCCCGTACGTCTAAAGGGAAGATGAAAGAAGGCCGTATTAAGGCGGATTCAAAGCGTGAAGCGGTCGGCAAATTAAAAGACGACGGAATGACCGTTGCAACGATTAATGAACTAAATAGCATTTTATATAAGGATATTCAAATCGGCAGTCAGGTGAAAAATAAAGAATTTGTCATCTACCTTCGCCAATTTGCGACGCTGCTAGAATCTGGTATCTCGCTTATTCAATCGACCTACATTCTGAAAGATCAAACGTCGAGTAAGGCGCTGCAGCGAGCGCTTACCGGGATTGCAGAAGATCTAGAGGGTGGATTATCGTTCTCTGATGCTGCAGAAAAGCACCAAAAGATTTTCCCTGATCTGTTTGTGAATATGGTCCGGGCAGGGGAAGCGGGAGGTAATTTAGATGAAATCTTAGATCGCCTGGCAGCTTACTATGAGAAGCAATATGACACGCGTCAAAAGGTGATTTCAGCGCTTGCCTATCCGTTAGTCGTTCTAGTAATTGCGATTGGAATCGTCATCTTCCTATTAAGTTTCGTCGTGCCGAGATTTGCGGACATGTTTCTCTCCTTTGGTGGAGACATCCCGCCGATTACTCAGTTTGTCATGAGCCTTGGGGAGATCTCTCAAAAGATGTGGTGGCTGTTCATCGTTATTCCACTCCTTGCTTACGGGGTAATTCGGTATATGAAACAGTACCCGCGATTTTCCTATGGGCTTGATCTTATGAAATTAAGAATTCCGATATTTGGTCCTCTCATACAAAAATCGGTGTTAGCCCGTATGACCCGAACAATGAGCTCTTTGTTTAACAGCTCTGTGCCTATTTTACAGGCGGTCTATATCACAGAACGCATTGTCGGAAATAAAGTTGTCGAATCGGTCCTTAAAACGACAAGAAAGTCCCTAGAAAAAGGGGAATCAATGGCTGGTCCCATGAAAAATCATTGGATCTTTCCTCCTCTTGTCACTCAAATGATTTCCGTTGGGGAGAGCTCTGGTTCTTTAGACCATATGCTCGGGAAAGTTGCGGATTTTTACGAATCAGAACTAGATTATGCAACCGATCGAATTAAGAGTTTAATAGAGCCTGTTATGATCGCTTTCCTGGCGCTTATTGTCGGGGGCATTGTAGCAGCCATTGCCATTCCGATGTTCTCGATCTTCGAACAAATTGGGTAA
- a CDS encoding type IV pilus twitching motility protein PilT, with protein MKERFEKLLRAAFELKASDIHITVGVPPIFRLHGDLKQYGKETMRPDDTEGMARAILSETLWEKFEETGEVDFSYGIPGVSRFRINAYHQRNCVSLAVRIVPTEIPTLDALHMPNVLREISEKPQGLVLVTGPTGSGKSTTLASMIDYMNNSMRRHIITLEDPIEYLHSHRYSIIDQREVGFDTNNFANGLRACLRQDPDVILVGEMRDLETISTAITAAETGHLVLGTLHTTGAASTIDRIIDVFPPNQQTQVRIQMASVLQAIVSQRLFQRKDKKGRRAATEVLMNTSAVKNLIRNEKIHQIPNIIQTSKAQGMHTLDFSVRALVEEGVITTEAAAPFLEERGQ; from the coding sequence GTGAAAGAGCGGTTTGAGAAATTGTTACGAGCAGCGTTTGAATTAAAAGCATCAGATATCCACATCACGGTCGGTGTTCCTCCGATCTTTCGCCTTCACGGTGATTTAAAGCAGTACGGGAAAGAAACGATGCGACCAGATGATACAGAAGGCATGGCGAGAGCTATATTATCTGAAACCTTATGGGAGAAGTTTGAGGAAACGGGAGAGGTTGATTTCTCTTATGGAATCCCAGGCGTATCTCGTTTCCGCATTAATGCGTATCATCAGCGGAACTGTGTGTCCCTTGCAGTTCGAATCGTCCCAACGGAAATTCCGACATTAGATGCCTTACATATGCCAAATGTACTGAGGGAAATCTCTGAAAAGCCTCAGGGACTCGTGCTTGTTACCGGGCCTACTGGAAGCGGTAAATCTACCACTCTCGCTTCCATGATTGACTATATGAATAATTCCATGCGACGCCATATTATTACGCTAGAAGACCCGATTGAGTATTTACATTCTCATCGGTATTCGATTATAGATCAGAGGGAAGTCGGGTTTGATACGAATAACTTCGCCAATGGGCTGCGCGCTTGTTTACGTCAGGACCCGGACGTTATTTTAGTGGGTGAAATGAGAGATTTAGAGACGATTTCAACAGCGATCACAGCAGCAGAAACAGGTCACCTTGTGCTAGGTACGCTGCATACGACCGGAGCGGCGAGTACGATCGATCGAATTATTGACGTATTCCCTCCGAACCAGCAAACGCAAGTCCGCATTCAGATGGCAAGCGTCCTGCAGGCGATCGTATCCCAGCGCTTGTTTCAGCGTAAGGATAAGAAAGGACGGCGGGCAGCTACGGAAGTGCTTATGAATACGTCTGCTGTGAAGAACTTAATCCGGAACGAGAAGATTCACCAGATTCCAAACATCATCCAGACGTCGAAAGCACAAGGGATGCACACCCTTGATTTCTCTGTTCGTGCTTTAGTTGAGGAAGGGGTTATCACAACAGAAGCGGCGGCCCCGTTTTTAGAAGAGAGGGGGCAGTAG
- the pilM gene encoding type IV pilus biogenesis protein PilM translates to MLGFKKSKERVNIIFKDHVIRYIECETPDFSGVVDYGERYLESGIIEEGKVIDQRALNAVIAELAEEKEWRKKKVYFSVPDASVIIKPFHIPNDLKTADEVKGYLYMQLGESLHLPFEEPVFDYVVLEEKVNMNEVLLFAYPETRIRDFELALLEANTKPAVADLTFLSLYRLYYDLDYARPEDHLLTLQWNMDGVVITVFHDDHPHFTRYMKSGLDESLWEVPHTDDDAVRWTGNEKELDAYIDEQMREVERIMNFYRYSVTNGESAVTNLLISGDFPWLEDVYKKCHIHFNLDVRMIEPGEYSAERDEDIPFRYAESVGLALKP, encoded by the coding sequence ATGCTAGGTTTTAAGAAATCGAAAGAGAGAGTTAACATTATATTTAAAGACCATGTCATCCGATACATAGAATGTGAGACTCCGGATTTCTCCGGTGTAGTGGATTACGGGGAACGCTATCTTGAAAGTGGGATTATTGAAGAGGGGAAAGTGATTGACCAGAGAGCCTTAAATGCTGTTATAGCAGAACTCGCTGAAGAGAAAGAGTGGCGGAAGAAGAAGGTGTACTTTAGCGTACCCGATGCGTCCGTGATCATTAAACCGTTTCATATTCCCAATGATCTAAAAACAGCCGATGAAGTGAAGGGCTATTTATATATGCAACTTGGTGAATCTTTACATCTTCCTTTTGAAGAGCCTGTGTTTGACTATGTGGTGTTAGAGGAGAAGGTGAATATGAATGAAGTGCTCCTTTTTGCTTATCCGGAAACCAGAATCCGGGACTTCGAGTTAGCTCTCCTTGAAGCGAATACAAAGCCAGCTGTAGCGGATTTAACATTTTTATCTTTGTACCGGCTATATTACGATTTAGATTATGCGCGTCCTGAAGATCATCTCTTAACGCTTCAGTGGAATATGGATGGTGTTGTCATTACGGTCTTTCATGACGATCATCCTCATTTTACACGCTACATGAAGAGTGGATTGGATGAATCGCTTTGGGAAGTTCCTCACACGGATGATGATGCTGTTCGCTGGACGGGGAATGAGAAAGAATTGGATGCTTACATAGATGAACAAATGAGAGAAGTAGAGCGGATCATGAACTTCTATCGCTACTCTGTTACAAACGGGGAGTCAGCTGTTACGAATCTATTAATATCAGGTGACTTTCCGTGGCTAGAGGATGTGTACAAGAAGTGTCATATCCATTTTAATCTTGATGTGAGAATGATTGAACCGGGTGAGTATTCAGCTGAAAGGGATGAGGACATTCCATTTCGCTATGCAGAGAGTGTTGGCCTGGCATTGAAGCCATAG
- a CDS encoding GspE/PulE family protein: protein MITEGQIKEALETKEGGQKLGDVLLDKGYITEQQLIEVLEFQLGTPRISLYQYPIDTNLLSLVSKEFARRNILIPISKEDHELVVAMNDPMDYYAIDDLQISTGFRISPVIATKDEIYQAINKYYNLNNGEDLEPSDDPDDAPAIRLLNQLLQAGVQMRASDIHIDPQETKVLIRYRIDGVLRTEQALSKTMQNSLTARVKIMANLNITEVRLPQDGRIKTVIDHTAVDLRISTLPTVYGEKIVVRILNLGSAMGKLSDLNFNKVNYKRYLELVNQPSGLVLITGPTGSGKSSTLYASLNHLNTDDVNIITVEDPVEYQLEKINQVQVNANIGLTFSAGLRSILRQDPNIIMVGEIRDSETAEIAIRASLTGHLVFSTLHTNSAIATIPRLIDMDVEPYLVMSSVSGIVAQRLVRKICRDCKEGYTPTEVEQDLFRKRGLKADTVYKGTGCNSCQHTGYRGRMAIQEVLTIDETIRNMMMNNKSMSQIKEYAWKKGMIFLVDDGLLKVKQGYTTTEEVLRVAKSE from the coding sequence TGATAAAGGGTACATCACCGAGCAACAGTTAATTGAAGTATTGGAATTTCAGTTGGGCACACCCCGGATTTCGCTCTATCAATATCCAATTGATACAAATCTGTTATCTCTTGTATCGAAGGAATTTGCCAGACGAAACATCTTGATTCCTATCAGTAAAGAAGATCATGAACTTGTCGTCGCGATGAATGATCCGATGGATTATTATGCAATTGATGATTTGCAGATCTCGACAGGATTCCGTATTTCACCTGTTATCGCGACGAAGGATGAAATCTATCAGGCGATCAATAAATATTACAATCTGAACAATGGGGAAGACCTCGAGCCATCGGACGACCCGGATGATGCCCCGGCGATTCGGCTGTTAAATCAGCTCCTTCAAGCAGGTGTACAAATGAGGGCGAGTGACATTCATATTGATCCTCAGGAAACGAAAGTCTTGATCCGTTATAGAATCGACGGTGTGCTTCGGACGGAACAGGCTCTATCTAAAACGATGCAAAATTCATTGACGGCACGTGTAAAGATTATGGCTAATTTAAACATTACAGAAGTTCGGTTACCTCAAGATGGACGGATTAAGACGGTCATTGATCACACAGCAGTAGATTTACGTATTTCCACTCTCCCGACTGTATATGGGGAAAAGATCGTAGTCCGAATCCTGAATTTAGGCAGTGCGATGGGGAAACTATCAGACTTAAACTTTAACAAGGTCAATTACAAGCGTTACTTGGAACTAGTGAACCAGCCCTCAGGACTTGTCTTAATTACAGGCCCTACAGGATCAGGGAAATCTTCTACCCTCTATGCCTCTTTAAATCACTTGAACACAGATGATGTTAATATCATTACGGTAGAGGATCCGGTTGAGTATCAGCTTGAGAAGATCAATCAGGTTCAGGTGAATGCCAATATCGGCCTTACCTTTTCAGCCGGACTCCGGTCGATTTTAAGACAGGATCCAAACATTATTATGGTCGGTGAGATCAGGGACTCTGAAACAGCTGAGATTGCGATTCGAGCTTCTTTAACCGGGCACCTCGTGTTCAGTACGCTTCATACGAATAGTGCGATTGCTACGATCCCTCGTTTAATCGATATGGACGTTGAACCTTATCTTGTCATGTCTTCAGTGTCAGGCATTGTTGCCCAGCGGCTTGTTCGGAAAATCTGTCGTGATTGTAAAGAAGGCTATACTCCAACTGAAGTTGAACAAGATTTATTCCGTAAACGGGGATTAAAAGCAGATACGGTCTATAAAGGAACAGGATGCAACAGCTGTCAGCACACAGGCTACCGGGGGCGTATGGCGATTCAGGAAGTACTGACGATCGATGAAACGATTCGGAATATGATGATGAACAACAAGTCAATGTCTCAGATTAAGGAGTACGCCTGGAAGAAAGGAATGATCTTCTTAGTCGATGACGGGCTGTTAAAAGTGAAACAAGGCTATACCACAACAGAAGAAGTATTGCGTGTAGCGAAAAGTGAGTAA